Proteins from one Nakamurella multipartita DSM 44233 genomic window:
- a CDS encoding ANTAR domain-containing response regulator has product MTSRSDVAAGDRGHQDAPGDGGLTRDGGSGPSDASRFPSLIGEPKPEPTRTAVLVDRDAPTRAAVARVLADHGFRIVAETDDPAQAGAVTREVRPDLIVLALAPGPDDLPAVAEVTAERTGPVIVLTDDTDRPLLAAVRDAGVHALLPAFPSRSLLAPAVELAVARFAEIAGLTAEVEAAAKRLETRKLIDRAKGLLMTHRGMTEPEAFRWIQRTAMDRRKSSAAVATQVIAEFDRAPISAAS; this is encoded by the coding sequence ATGACATCACGATCGGATGTGGCCGCCGGAGACCGGGGCCACCAGGACGCCCCCGGCGACGGTGGCCTGACCCGCGACGGCGGGTCAGGACCCAGCGACGCGTCGCGGTTCCCCAGCCTGATCGGCGAGCCGAAACCGGAGCCGACGCGCACCGCCGTGCTCGTCGACCGAGATGCTCCGACCCGCGCTGCGGTGGCCCGGGTGCTGGCCGATCACGGGTTCCGCATCGTGGCCGAGACCGATGACCCGGCCCAGGCGGGTGCGGTGACCCGGGAGGTGAGGCCGGATCTGATCGTGCTCGCCCTGGCCCCCGGACCCGACGACTTGCCGGCCGTCGCCGAGGTCACGGCCGAGCGCACCGGTCCGGTGATCGTGCTCACCGACGACACCGACCGGCCACTGCTGGCCGCCGTCCGGGACGCGGGCGTCCATGCCCTGCTGCCGGCCTTCCCGAGCCGGTCGTTGCTGGCCCCCGCGGTCGAGTTGGCGGTGGCCCGCTTCGCCGAGATCGCGGGGCTCACCGCCGAGGTCGAGGCGGCCGCCAAGCGGCTGGAGACCCGCAAGCTCATCGATCGGGCCAAGGGTCTGTTGATGACGCACCGCGGCATGACCGAGCCCGAGGCTTTCCGCTGGATCCAACGCACCGCGATGGACCGGCGCAAGAGCTCCGCGGCCGTCGCCACCCAGGTGATCGCCGAGTTCGACCGCGCACCCATCAGCGCCGCCTCCTGA
- a CDS encoding ROK family protein, with translation MSEFNGDVALAIDVGGTKVDAALITLDGEVLRSTLTRRPTGRASSRELIGDSIRDAAAGALAGLAPGQRLLGIGVGSAGPVDLRNGSISPLNLPTARGLVVAQVLDGLHPGLPVVLALDGTCIALAEHRWGELAGCANGLAMVVSTGIGGGFIIDSRPVTGTSGNAGHIGQIRVRTRDGADPSASTLEAIAAGPGTVAWARTQGWTGSTGEELAADYRSGSPVARRAVARSAEALGEAIAAATTLLDLQTVVLAGGFVNVADDYVEQVAAAVQVSALHPYARSVRVTRSALGGDGPLLGAAALILGR, from the coding sequence TTGTCCGAATTCAACGGCGATGTCGCGCTCGCGATTGACGTGGGAGGGACCAAGGTCGACGCCGCGCTCATCACGCTCGACGGCGAGGTCCTCCGGTCGACCCTGACCCGGCGGCCGACCGGACGTGCGTCCAGCCGGGAACTGATCGGCGATTCGATCAGGGACGCGGCGGCCGGGGCGCTGGCCGGCCTGGCCCCCGGGCAACGGCTCCTGGGGATCGGGGTGGGGTCGGCCGGACCGGTCGACCTGCGAAACGGTTCGATTTCGCCGCTCAACCTGCCGACTGCACGCGGTCTGGTCGTGGCGCAGGTGCTGGACGGGTTGCATCCCGGCCTGCCGGTCGTCCTGGCCCTGGACGGCACCTGCATCGCGTTGGCCGAGCACCGGTGGGGCGAGCTCGCCGGTTGTGCCAACGGACTGGCCATGGTCGTGTCCACCGGCATCGGCGGAGGCTTCATCATCGATTCCCGCCCGGTCACCGGAACATCGGGCAATGCCGGGCACATCGGTCAGATCCGGGTCCGGACCAGGGATGGGGCCGACCCGTCGGCCAGCACGCTGGAGGCAATCGCGGCCGGCCCCGGCACCGTCGCCTGGGCCCGGACGCAGGGCTGGACGGGCAGCACGGGGGAGGAACTGGCCGCCGACTACCGGTCCGGATCGCCGGTCGCCCGGCGCGCGGTGGCCCGGTCGGCCGAGGCTCTCGGCGAGGCGATTGCCGCCGCGACCACCCTGCTGGACCTGCAGACCGTCGTGCTGGCCGGCGGATTCGTCAACGTCGCCGACGATTACGTCGAGCAGGTGGCGGCCGCGGTGCAGGTCAGCGCGTTGCATCCCTACGCCCGGTCCGTTCGGGTGACCCGGTCCGCCCTCGGCGGGGACGGGCCCCTGCTCGGTGCCGCCGCGCTGATACTGGGTCGCTGA
- a CDS encoding TetR/AcrR family transcriptional regulator: MTSTLDRKRIRKDPATRRAEIVAAAGTIALAEGLESVTLRRVADDLAVRPGLISHYFPSADDLVAEAYGSAAGAELDILMPAADRDESPTVRLGRFFSRTMLAPYDEMSRLWVNVRHLARYRPLLAERVAQQETAWRDRLGGLIADGIAAGEFTTDDPEVVVMMILVVLDGLSAHVNTGTIQRPERVLTMHAALAERELGLAPGTLARGGALPG; this comes from the coding sequence ATGACGTCAACCCTCGATCGCAAACGAATTCGCAAGGACCCGGCGACCCGCCGGGCGGAGATCGTCGCCGCCGCCGGCACGATCGCGCTGGCCGAGGGGCTGGAAAGTGTGACGCTGCGCCGGGTGGCCGACGACCTGGCCGTGCGACCCGGGCTGATCAGTCACTACTTCCCCTCGGCCGACGACCTGGTGGCCGAGGCTTACGGCAGCGCGGCGGGGGCGGAACTGGACATCCTGATGCCGGCGGCCGATCGGGACGAGTCGCCGACGGTCCGGCTGGGCCGGTTCTTCAGCCGGACCATGCTCGCGCCCTACGACGAGATGAGCCGGCTCTGGGTCAACGTCCGGCACCTGGCCCGCTACCGACCGCTGCTGGCCGAGCGGGTGGCGCAGCAGGAGACGGCCTGGCGGGACCGGTTGGGCGGTCTGATCGCCGACGGCATCGCGGCCGGCGAGTTCACCACCGACGACCCGGAGGTCGTGGTGATGATGATCCTGGTCGTGCTGGACGGGTTGAGCGCGCACGTCAACACCGGCACGATCCAGCGGCCGGAAAGGGTGCTCACCATGCATGCCGCCCTGGCCGAACGCGAGCTCGGGCTGGCACCGGGCACGCTCGCCCGGGGCGGTGCTCTTCCCGGCTGA
- a CDS encoding IS110 family RNA-guided transposase — protein sequence MTKQVEEILDEPHEQIVQRVCAIDVGKDSGTVCVRVPAASGTGRRVSKVWDVPARTRAVLGLAAQLSDQGIEKVTLESTSDYWRIWFYLLEAHGLDVQLVNARDVKNVPGRPKTDKLDSVWLAKLTEKGLLRPSFVPSAQVRQLRDYTRMRADLTGDRTRYWQRLEKLLEDALIKVTSVASRIDTLSVRDMIEALIAGQRDPRVLAGMARGRMRLKHADLVESLTGQFDDHHAELARMLLHQIDTLTDQIDVLTARIEALLARLPAGNTPDPDRPAPDGQTRPGTRANAPADEAAQRRTPPTAADMIKILDQIPGIGPSNAQVIIAEIGLDMSRFPTAGHLVSWTRLCPRTIQSGKRSTTGKTGKGNRYLRAVLGEAAATGGKTQTFLGERYRRLIKRRGKLKTIVAIARSILVIIWHLLANPGTTFHDLGVDFNDQRIDIGRRTRNHVRQLEALGFNVTLTAAA from the coding sequence ATGACCAAACAGGTCGAGGAGATCCTCGACGAACCCCATGAACAGATCGTGCAGCGGGTCTGCGCGATCGACGTGGGCAAGGACTCGGGCACAGTCTGCGTTCGCGTACCAGCCGCGTCCGGGACGGGTCGGCGAGTGAGCAAAGTCTGGGACGTCCCGGCCCGAACCAGAGCGGTCCTGGGCCTGGCCGCACAGCTGTCAGACCAGGGCATCGAGAAGGTGACCCTGGAATCGACCTCGGACTACTGGCGGATCTGGTTCTATCTGCTGGAAGCTCATGGCCTGGACGTGCAGTTGGTCAATGCCCGCGATGTCAAGAACGTCCCCGGTCGCCCCAAAACGGACAAGCTGGACAGTGTGTGGTTGGCCAAGCTCACCGAGAAGGGGCTGTTGCGTCCATCGTTCGTGCCATCAGCGCAGGTCCGGCAGTTGCGCGACTACACCCGGATGCGGGCCGATCTGACCGGCGACCGGACCAGGTACTGGCAACGGCTGGAGAAGCTGCTGGAGGACGCCCTGATCAAGGTCACCTCCGTGGCGAGCAGGATCGACACCCTGTCCGTCCGGGACATGATTGAGGCCCTGATCGCGGGCCAGCGGGACCCGCGGGTTCTGGCCGGCATGGCCCGCGGCCGGATGCGGCTCAAGCACGCCGACCTGGTCGAGTCGCTGACCGGTCAGTTCGACGATCATCACGCCGAGCTGGCCCGGATGCTGCTGCATCAGATCGACACGCTGACCGATCAGATCGACGTCCTGACCGCACGCATCGAGGCACTCCTGGCCAGGTTGCCGGCCGGTAACACCCCCGATCCGGACCGCCCCGCACCGGATGGCCAAACTCGGCCCGGTACGAGGGCGAACGCACCCGCCGACGAGGCGGCCCAGCGCCGGACACCGCCGACGGCCGCAGACATGATCAAGATCCTGGACCAGATACCCGGGATCGGCCCAAGCAACGCACAGGTCATCATCGCCGAGATCGGGCTGGACATGAGCCGGTTCCCGACCGCTGGCCATCTGGTGTCCTGGACCCGGCTGTGCCCCCGCACGATCCAGTCCGGGAAACGATCAACAACCGGTAAGACCGGCAAGGGCAACCGTTACCTGCGCGCCGTGCTCGGTGAAGCGGCCGCGACCGGCGGCAAGACCCAAACCTTCCTGGGAGAACGCTATCGACGCCTGATCAAACGCCGCGGCAAACTCAAAACGATCGTCGCCATCGCCCGATCCATCCTTGTCATCATCTGGCACCTGCTCGCCAACCCCGGCACGACCTTCCACGACCTCGGCGTCGACTTCAACGACCAACGCATCGACATCGGACGCCGAACCCGTAACCACGTCCGGCAACTCGAAGCCCTCGGCTTCAACGTCACCCTGACCGCGGCCGCCTAA
- a CDS encoding SGNH/GDSL hydrolase family protein, with the protein MLIAALGSSFAAGPTLEPVAERAAMRSAVNYPHRLARALGADLVDLSVSGATTATILDDAQTIAPTVQFPPQIDGLPADADLVTITAGGNDLRYIGSLLATAWRRHDPTAPMATLLGPQYPRIPPATEDAVGAVAHGLARIVDAARARAPRARVVLVDYLTVLDPGSRSAVVDFADDELAAFRALQDGLERAYRSAAARSSAELLAVSELSRGHGLGSAQPWIGDFVPDARRTAGSFHPTAAGMAAVADLLDMSLR; encoded by the coding sequence ATGCTGATCGCTGCGCTGGGCAGTTCGTTCGCGGCCGGACCGACCCTGGAACCGGTGGCCGAACGGGCGGCCATGCGGTCGGCGGTCAACTACCCGCATCGGTTGGCCCGGGCGCTGGGAGCCGACCTGGTCGACCTGAGCGTGTCCGGGGCGACCACCGCGACGATCCTGGACGACGCGCAGACGATCGCGCCGACGGTGCAGTTCCCGCCGCAGATCGACGGGCTGCCCGCGGACGCCGACCTGGTGACGATCACCGCCGGGGGCAACGACCTGCGTTACATCGGTTCCCTGCTGGCCACCGCCTGGCGGCGGCACGATCCGACCGCGCCGATGGCCACCCTGCTCGGGCCGCAGTACCCGCGCATCCCGCCGGCCACCGAGGACGCGGTCGGCGCGGTGGCCCACGGCCTGGCCCGGATCGTCGACGCGGCCCGGGCCCGGGCGCCGCGCGCGCGGGTCGTGCTGGTCGACTACCTGACCGTCCTGGATCCGGGGTCGCGCTCGGCCGTCGTCGACTTCGCCGACGACGAGCTGGCGGCCTTCCGGGCCCTTCAGGACGGGCTCGAGCGGGCCTACCGGTCCGCGGCGGCCCGGTCGTCGGCCGAGTTGCTCGCGGTGTCCGAACTCAGCCGCGGCCACGGGCTGGGGTCGGCGCAACCCTGGATCGGCGATTTCGTGCCCGATGCCCGCCGAACGGCCGGCTCGTTCCACCCGACGGCGGCCGGCATGGCGGCGGTGGCCGACCTGCTGGACATGTCGCTGCGTTGA
- a CDS encoding DUF7144 family membrane protein, whose protein sequence is MTLPTRRPALVTLLLILVVIEGLFSIFVGLVLVFTRDSINVTGDAPPSGVSASSLALWLGILLTVIGLVYLLVARGLANGNNFARLVVAVVTVLSIASSVWLLFAHPGGARWSTVGSIVLGVIVLAILYSPKASAFFRTN, encoded by the coding sequence ATGACCCTTCCGACCCGGCGACCTGCTCTGGTCACCCTTCTGCTCATCCTGGTCGTCATCGAGGGCCTGTTCTCGATCTTCGTCGGCCTGGTGCTCGTGTTCACGCGGGACAGCATCAACGTCACCGGTGACGCGCCTCCGTCCGGTGTGTCGGCCTCATCCCTCGCACTGTGGCTCGGCATCCTGTTGACGGTCATCGGGCTGGTTTACCTGCTGGTCGCCCGTGGGCTGGCCAACGGCAACAACTTCGCCCGGCTCGTGGTCGCGGTAGTGACCGTCCTGAGCATCGCCAGCTCCGTGTGGCTGCTGTTCGCGCACCCGGGCGGCGCTCGCTGGTCGACGGTGGGCAGCATCGTCCTCGGGGTGATCGTGCTGGCGATCCTGTACTCGCCGAAGGCTTCGGCCTTCTTCCGCACGAACTGA
- a CDS encoding NUDIX hydrolase N-terminal domain-containing protein — translation MTPDRIENTDHAEAVRRAAITLTAIAQSGLHYADDRYDVDRYQKMAALALDLLTVVGGGSRDGWRLQLGDDRGYATPKIDVRGALVDDRERVLLMRERLDGYWSLPGGWADPLDTPSVAVEREVREETGYGARAVKLVGCWDRDARGHTPKLPFSIYKLFFLCEATGEVGPPQALETLEVGWFGLDELPPLSSGRINVHELGRVVAHHRDRTLPTEFD, via the coding sequence GTGACCCCGGACCGGATCGAGAACACCGACCACGCCGAGGCGGTCCGGCGTGCGGCCATCACCCTGACCGCCATCGCCCAGAGCGGGTTGCACTATGCGGACGACAGGTACGACGTCGACCGCTACCAGAAGATGGCGGCGTTGGCGCTGGACCTGCTGACGGTGGTGGGCGGCGGCTCGCGGGATGGCTGGCGACTGCAACTCGGTGACGATCGCGGGTACGCGACGCCCAAGATCGACGTTCGGGGCGCGCTGGTCGATGACCGGGAGCGGGTCCTGCTGATGCGGGAGCGGCTGGACGGGTACTGGTCGCTGCCCGGCGGGTGGGCCGATCCGCTGGACACTCCCTCGGTCGCTGTCGAGCGCGAAGTGCGGGAAGAGACAGGCTACGGCGCGCGGGCGGTCAAGCTCGTCGGCTGCTGGGACCGCGACGCGCGGGGGCATACACCCAAGCTGCCGTTCTCCATTTACAAACTGTTCTTCCTCTGCGAGGCGACGGGCGAGGTCGGGCCGCCCCAGGCCCTGGAGACGCTGGAGGTCGGCTGGTTCGGCCTCGACGAGCTGCCGCCACTGTCCTCCGGTCGGATCAACGTGCATGAACTGGGGCGGGTCGTGGCCCACCACCGGGACCGCACCCTGCCGACCGAGTTCGACTGA
- a CDS encoding MFS transporter, producing MFGSYAQVLRRPGALRFTAAGFLARMQMSMMGLGAVMLLSAERGSYAVAGAVAAIYAVSNAIIGPQVSRLIDSFGQFKVVPIQLAIHVPAVIGMIAITLWTPLTWPIYVLALVAGASQPIMGPLVRARWSAQLHGSPLLRTAFAWESLIDEAVFILGPPLATIVALQINPSAGLLLATAMLLVGTVLLLSQRRTEPTPSGRHSATKGRPAILLPGVAAIAAVFVMMGALFGSFEVTTVAFAKASGVPEAAGVVLALYAVGSLLAGLVFGALTLRASLLRQFVLATATLAVVTAPLPFLPQVWQIAVGLFVAGLACSPVLISGMAFVERVVPGARLTESMAWVTSGVAVGIAVASPLAGVIIDRFGAHTAYWVTSGAAILAIVVALAFLPSLRRAQAGAVAPAERVLAAGAPAPQIST from the coding sequence GTGTTCGGCTCGTACGCGCAGGTGCTGCGGCGCCCTGGTGCTCTCCGCTTCACGGCCGCCGGGTTCCTGGCCCGGATGCAGATGTCGATGATGGGCCTGGGCGCCGTCATGCTGCTGTCCGCGGAACGGGGCTCCTACGCGGTGGCCGGCGCCGTCGCGGCCATCTACGCCGTCTCCAACGCGATCATCGGACCCCAGGTCAGCCGGCTGATCGACTCGTTCGGCCAGTTCAAGGTGGTGCCGATCCAGCTGGCCATCCACGTGCCCGCGGTGATCGGGATGATCGCCATCACCCTGTGGACCCCGCTGACCTGGCCGATCTACGTCCTGGCCCTGGTGGCCGGGGCGTCGCAGCCGATCATGGGCCCGCTGGTGCGGGCCCGCTGGTCCGCGCAGCTGCACGGCAGCCCGTTGCTGCGCACCGCGTTCGCCTGGGAATCGCTGATCGACGAGGCCGTGTTCATCCTCGGCCCGCCGCTGGCCACCATCGTCGCGCTGCAGATCAATCCGAGTGCCGGCCTGCTGCTGGCCACGGCGATGCTGTTGGTCGGCACCGTGCTGCTGCTCTCGCAGCGGCGCACCGAGCCGACGCCCAGCGGTCGCCACTCGGCGACCAAGGGCCGGCCGGCGATCCTGCTGCCCGGGGTGGCCGCCATCGCCGCGGTGTTCGTGATGATGGGCGCGCTGTTCGGCTCCTTCGAGGTGACCACGGTGGCCTTCGCCAAGGCCTCCGGGGTGCCGGAGGCGGCCGGGGTGGTGCTGGCGCTGTACGCGGTCGGCTCGCTGCTGGCCGGCCTGGTCTTCGGGGCGCTGACCCTGCGGGCCTCCCTGCTGCGCCAGTTCGTGCTGGCCACCGCGACGCTGGCCGTCGTGACCGCGCCGCTGCCGTTCCTACCCCAGGTCTGGCAGATCGCCGTCGGGCTGTTCGTCGCCGGATTGGCCTGCTCGCCCGTGCTGATCTCGGGCATGGCCTTCGTCGAGCGGGTGGTGCCGGGGGCCCGGCTCACCGAATCGATGGCCTGGGTGACCTCGGGCGTGGCCGTGGGCATCGCCGTGGCCTCCCCGCTGGCCGGCGTCATCATCGACCGGTTCGGCGCGCACACGGCCTACTGGGTGACCTCCGGGGCGGCGATCCTGGCGATCGTCGTCGCCCTGGCGTTCCTGCCCTCGCTGCGCCGCGCCCAGGCCGGCGCGGTCGCCCCGGCCGAGCGGGTGCTCGCCGCCGGGGCGCCGGCGCCGCAGATCAGTACATGA
- a CDS encoding MFS transporter yields the protein MPSGEGAEVTLRDIAPAAFLPPAVFAVGQGAIAPVIVISATDLGASPAMAALVVALAGLGQVCADIPAGSLVHRFGERPTMIGAALLTVLALVGCMVAGQLILFAAAIFVTGACTAVWLLARQAFVTEVVPYRLRARAMSTLGGVFRIGLFIGPFVGSAAVHAVGLWGAYAVHVVAALVAAGTLLVVGDPKVDPAGPGGTAQPRARFPAVLSEQRSVFATLGVGVLLVSAIRAVRQVALPLWGQELGLSPAAISLIFGVSGAIDMLLFYPAGKVMDRFGRMWVAVPAMTVLGLSLIVLPLTDTATGLMVVGLIMGIGNGMSAGLVMTLGADLAPPGQRPVFLGIWRVFSDSGNGAGPFVIAGVTALASLGAGIVAMGIVGLLGGGWLGYWIPRRVPPPTPRDKVVADGGPR from the coding sequence GTGCCCAGCGGGGAAGGCGCGGAGGTGACGCTGCGCGACATCGCGCCCGCCGCGTTCCTGCCGCCCGCGGTGTTCGCCGTCGGCCAGGGCGCGATCGCGCCGGTCATCGTCATCTCGGCGACCGACCTGGGCGCCAGTCCGGCCATGGCCGCGCTGGTGGTGGCGCTGGCCGGCCTGGGCCAGGTCTGCGCGGACATCCCGGCCGGGTCGCTGGTGCACCGGTTCGGCGAGCGACCGACGATGATCGGCGCCGCCCTGCTGACCGTGCTCGCCCTCGTCGGCTGCATGGTCGCCGGCCAGCTGATCCTGTTCGCCGCGGCGATCTTCGTCACCGGTGCGTGCACCGCGGTCTGGCTGCTGGCCCGGCAGGCCTTCGTCACCGAGGTGGTGCCCTACCGGCTGCGGGCCCGGGCGATGTCCACCCTCGGCGGGGTGTTCCGGATCGGACTGTTTATCGGCCCGTTCGTCGGCTCGGCCGCGGTGCACGCGGTCGGCCTGTGGGGCGCCTACGCCGTGCACGTGGTCGCCGCCCTGGTCGCCGCCGGCACCCTGCTGGTCGTGGGTGACCCGAAGGTCGACCCGGCCGGCCCGGGCGGGACGGCCCAGCCCCGCGCGAGGTTCCCGGCCGTCCTGAGCGAACAGCGGTCGGTGTTCGCCACGCTGGGTGTGGGGGTGCTGCTGGTCAGCGCGATCCGCGCGGTGCGGCAGGTCGCGTTGCCGCTGTGGGGTCAGGAACTCGGGCTGTCCCCGGCGGCCATCTCGCTGATCTTCGGGGTGTCCGGCGCCATCGACATGCTGCTGTTCTACCCGGCGGGCAAGGTGATGGACCGGTTCGGGCGGATGTGGGTGGCCGTTCCGGCGATGACGGTCCTCGGGCTGTCACTGATCGTCCTGCCGCTGACCGACACCGCCACCGGCCTGATGGTGGTCGGCCTGATCATGGGTATCGGCAACGGGATGAGCGCCGGCCTGGTGATGACGCTGGGCGCCGATCTCGCCCCGCCCGGGCAGCGGCCCGTCTTCCTGGGCATCTGGCGGGTGTTCTCCGACTCCGGGAACGGAGCCGGACCCTTCGTCATCGCCGGGGTGACCGCGCTGGCCTCGCTCGGGGCGGGCATCGTCGCGATGGGCATCGTCGGGCTGCTGGGCGGGGGCTGGCTCGGCTACTGGATCCCGCGCCGGGTGCCGCCACCCACCCCGCGGGACAAAGTCGTGGCCGACGGCGGGCCCCGTTGA
- a CDS encoding oxygenase MpaB family protein: MDTSSGADVRAIGGDQGAAAQADPLFGPDSMTWRVHADPVFPIGGVRALILQALHPLTMAAVSQQRGFDENFWGRLDRTGRYVSTLTYSPAPQAHRLAAQVRGIHRKLRGTDPETGESFRLDRPDLLLWVHCCEVDSFLTTARRAGAPISDREADEYLREQVRAARLIGIPEAMVPATVADMTQYFRDVRAELRLTDAARRGVRVLAVPPMPKRVRLLTPARPAWAGLAAMAFALLPRWARRMYRLPGLPTTDLAATATIRAVRAGLVVLPDKWTGPPEVRDARDQIDALAEQRAG; the protein is encoded by the coding sequence ATGGACACCAGTTCGGGGGCTGACGTTCGTGCGATCGGGGGCGACCAGGGGGCGGCGGCGCAGGCCGACCCGCTCTTCGGGCCGGACAGCATGACCTGGCGGGTGCACGCCGATCCGGTCTTCCCGATCGGCGGGGTGCGGGCGCTGATCCTGCAGGCCTTGCATCCGTTGACCATGGCCGCCGTGTCCCAGCAACGCGGGTTCGACGAGAACTTCTGGGGCCGGCTGGATCGCACCGGCCGGTACGTCTCGACCCTGACCTATTCGCCGGCGCCGCAGGCGCACCGGCTCGCCGCGCAGGTCCGCGGGATCCACCGCAAGCTGCGGGGCACCGATCCGGAGACCGGGGAGAGCTTCCGGCTGGATCGGCCGGACCTGCTGCTGTGGGTGCACTGCTGCGAGGTCGACTCGTTCCTGACCACGGCCCGGCGGGCCGGGGCCCCCATCAGCGACCGTGAGGCCGACGAGTACCTGCGCGAACAGGTTCGGGCCGCCCGGCTGATCGGGATTCCGGAGGCGATGGTCCCGGCCACCGTCGCCGACATGACCCAGTACTTCCGGGACGTGCGGGCCGAGCTCCGGCTCACCGACGCCGCCCGCCGGGGTGTGCGGGTGCTGGCGGTCCCGCCGATGCCCAAACGGGTCCGCCTGCTCACCCCGGCCCGGCCCGCGTGGGCCGGGCTGGCGGCGATGGCCTTCGCGCTGCTGCCGCGCTGGGCCCGGCGGATGTACCGGTTGCCCGGCCTGCCGACGACCGACCTGGCCGCGACGGCAACCATCCGCGCGGTCCGCGCCGGCCTGGTGGTGCTGCCGGACAAGTGGACCGGACCGCCGGAGGTCCGCGACGCCCGCGATCAGATCGACGCCCTGGCCGAGCAGCGGGCCGGCTGA